A genome region from Bordetella genomosp. 10 includes the following:
- a CDS encoding YggS family pyridoxal phosphate-dependent enzyme translates to MNSGTPLDTSTSHDLHGHWPQAESVEDFRRNLAAVQARIVAACERVGRDAAGVRLLPVSKTKPEAILRLAYAAGCRQFGENKPQEAYGKWEAMGDLADLRWSVIGHLQTNKAKLVARFAAEFQALDSLRLAEALERRLQAEGRSLDVFVQVNTSMEDSKYGLPPGEVAAFLRALPAFSALRVRGFMTLAMLSADAARVRQCFVRLRELRDRLRQEAPDGISLDELSMGMSGDYEIAIEEGATVVRVGQAIFGARATPDAYYWPAGGAGEAR, encoded by the coding sequence GTGAACTCCGGCACTCCATTGGACACCTCCACTTCGCACGACCTGCATGGCCACTGGCCGCAGGCCGAATCGGTGGAGGACTTCCGCCGCAATCTCGCGGCGGTGCAGGCGCGCATCGTCGCGGCGTGCGAGCGCGTGGGCCGGGATGCCGCGGGCGTGCGCCTGCTTCCCGTCAGCAAGACCAAGCCCGAAGCGATCCTGCGGCTGGCCTATGCGGCCGGCTGCCGCCAGTTCGGCGAGAACAAGCCGCAGGAGGCCTACGGCAAATGGGAGGCCATGGGGGACCTGGCCGATCTGCGCTGGTCGGTGATTGGCCACCTGCAAACCAACAAGGCCAAGCTGGTGGCGCGCTTCGCCGCCGAATTCCAGGCGCTGGACAGCCTGCGCCTGGCGGAGGCGCTGGAGCGGCGCCTGCAGGCCGAAGGCCGCTCGCTGGACGTGTTCGTGCAGGTCAACACCTCGATGGAAGACAGCAAGTACGGCTTGCCGCCCGGCGAGGTGGCCGCCTTCCTGCGCGCCTTGCCGGCGTTCTCCGCGCTGCGGGTGCGCGGCTTCATGACGCTGGCGATGCTGTCGGCCGACGCCGCGCGGGTGCGGCAATGCTTCGTGCGCCTGCGCGAGCTGCGCGACCGGCTGCGCCAGGAGGCGCCGGACGGCATCTCGCTGGACGAGCTGTCGATGGGCATGTCCGGCGACTATGAAATCGCCATCGAGGAAGGCGCCACGGTGGTGCGCGTCGGCCAGGCGATTTTCGGCGCGCGCGCCACGCCCGATGCCTATTACTGGCCGGCGGGTGGAGCAGGGGAGGCGCGCTGA
- the pdxK gene encoding pyridoxine/pyridoxal/pyridoxamine kinase, translated as MHTFDPTVGAASTPLLPLPIDVVSVQSQVVYGRVGNNVALPALDALGLTAAAVPTVAFSNTPHYPTIHGGPIPLEWFEGYLRDLFARDALGHLKAILAGYLGSAGQARALGAWIAKVVEARPDVRVVIDPVIGDYDSGEYVSPDMVDAYRRHLLSLADGMTPNGFELERLTGLPARDIEGVVAAARTLLVGRTQWVTVTSAAPDTWAAGAMRVVVVTRDRHEIFDHPRVDATPKGTGDLFSAVVAGRLATGATVFEAVGAACGQVVSALRLTFEARSAELLLPRAAGAAAAA; from the coding sequence ATGCATACCTTCGATCCCACCGTGGGCGCGGCGTCGACGCCGCTGTTGCCCTTGCCCATCGACGTGGTGTCGGTGCAGTCGCAGGTCGTCTACGGCCGCGTGGGCAACAACGTGGCGCTGCCGGCGCTCGACGCGCTGGGGCTGACCGCGGCCGCGGTGCCGACCGTGGCGTTCAGCAACACGCCCCACTATCCGACCATCCACGGCGGGCCGATTCCCCTGGAATGGTTCGAAGGCTATCTGCGCGATCTCTTCGCGCGCGACGCGCTGGGCCATCTCAAGGCCATCCTGGCGGGATACCTGGGCAGCGCCGGCCAGGCGCGGGCGCTGGGCGCCTGGATCGCCAAGGTCGTCGAGGCCAGGCCGGACGTGCGCGTGGTGATCGATCCGGTGATCGGGGACTATGACAGCGGGGAGTACGTCAGCCCCGACATGGTCGACGCCTATCGGCGGCACCTGTTGTCGCTGGCGGACGGGATGACGCCCAACGGCTTCGAGCTGGAGCGCCTGACGGGCCTGCCGGCGCGGGACATCGAAGGCGTCGTCGCCGCCGCCCGGACCTTGCTGGTCGGCCGCACGCAGTGGGTGACGGTGACCAGCGCCGCGCCCGATACCTGGGCGGCCGGCGCGATGCGCGTCGTCGTGGTGACGCGCGACCGGCACGAAATCTTCGACCATCCCCGCGTCGACGCCACGCCCAAGGGAACGGGCGACCTGTTCAGCGCGGTGGTGGCGGGGCGCCTGGCGACCGGCGCGACCGTGTTCGAGGCGGTCGGCGCCGCGTGCGGGCAGGTGGTGTCGGCATTGCGGCTGACGTTCGAGGCGCGCAGCGCCGAACTGCTGCTGCCGCGCGCAGCCGGCGCCGCGGCGGCAGCGTGA
- a CDS encoding glutamine amidotransferase, with the protein MSKTALAIRHVAFEDLGVFGPLLAERGYAVRYLEAGVDALDVDTLTRPDLVIVLGGPIGVYETDRYPFLQAEREAIAARLRQYKPTLGICLGAQLMAGALGAEVSATGRAEIGYAPLELTEDGQRSVLGGLGATPVLHWHGDQFGIPNGATRLAQTPGFPNQAFAIGPHILGLQFHLEADDRQIERWLIGHAHELAARGIDPRTIRADAAKYGPALADAARGVLAAWLARLG; encoded by the coding sequence ATGAGTAAAACGGCCTTGGCCATACGCCACGTCGCCTTCGAGGACCTGGGGGTTTTCGGGCCGTTGCTGGCCGAGCGCGGCTACGCCGTGCGCTATCTCGAAGCGGGCGTGGACGCGCTGGACGTGGATACGCTGACCCGGCCGGACCTGGTGATCGTCCTGGGCGGACCGATAGGCGTGTACGAGACGGACCGGTATCCCTTCCTGCAGGCCGAACGGGAGGCCATCGCCGCGCGCCTGCGGCAGTACAAGCCGACCCTGGGCATCTGCCTGGGCGCGCAATTGATGGCCGGCGCGCTGGGCGCCGAGGTGAGCGCCACGGGGCGCGCGGAGATCGGCTACGCCCCGCTGGAACTCACCGAGGACGGCCAGCGCTCCGTGCTCGGCGGCCTGGGCGCGACGCCGGTGCTGCATTGGCACGGAGACCAGTTCGGCATTCCCAACGGCGCGACGCGCCTGGCCCAGACGCCGGGATTTCCGAACCAGGCGTTCGCCATCGGTCCGCATATCCTGGGATTGCAATTCCACCTGGAAGCCGACGACCGGCAGATCGAACGCTGGCTGATCGGGCATGCGCACGAATTGGCCGCGCGCGGGATCGATCCGCGGACGATCCGCGCCGACGCGGCGAAATACGGCCCGGCGCTCGCCGACGCCGCGCGCGGCGTGCTGGCCGCGTGGCTGGCGCGCCTGGGGTAG
- a CDS encoding DUF817 domain-containing protein, whose protein sequence is MSLQSLDRVLTQPAAPPLGAAWRRVSVEFLYFGVKEARACLFAGLFFAGVFLMPRGGALGIPRYDLLLIYALAIQAWMLWARLETVDELKAICLFHVVGFVLEVFKTSRGVPSWSYPDFAYTKLFGVPLFSGFMYAAVGSYIIQAWRLFDLRIRHHPPFWMSWLIAIAIYVNFFTHHYIGDYRWFITACAVGLYARTTVIFRPLHAQRRMPLLAAFVLIGFFLWLAENISTFFKLWAYPNQLGAWSAVHLGKWSSWSLLVIMTFTIVINLKHIKSHVHVARD, encoded by the coding sequence ATGAGCCTGCAATCCCTGGACCGCGTGTTGACGCAGCCCGCCGCGCCGCCCCTGGGCGCGGCCTGGCGGCGGGTATCGGTGGAGTTTCTCTACTTCGGCGTCAAGGAGGCCCGCGCCTGCCTGTTCGCGGGCCTGTTCTTCGCCGGCGTCTTCCTGATGCCGCGCGGCGGCGCACTGGGCATCCCCCGCTACGACCTGCTGCTTATCTATGCCCTGGCCATCCAGGCCTGGATGCTGTGGGCGCGCCTGGAGACCGTCGACGAACTGAAGGCCATCTGCCTGTTCCACGTGGTGGGTTTCGTGCTGGAGGTTTTCAAGACCTCGCGCGGCGTGCCGTCGTGGAGCTATCCGGATTTCGCCTACACCAAACTGTTCGGCGTGCCGCTGTTCTCGGGCTTCATGTACGCGGCGGTGGGCAGCTACATCATCCAGGCCTGGCGCTTGTTCGATTTGCGCATCCGGCATCATCCGCCGTTCTGGATGTCCTGGCTGATCGCCATCGCGATCTACGTCAACTTCTTCACGCATCACTACATCGGCGACTACCGCTGGTTCATCACCGCCTGCGCCGTGGGCCTGTATGCCCGGACCACGGTGATTTTCCGGCCGCTGCACGCGCAACGCCGCATGCCTTTGCTGGCGGCCTTCGTCCTGATCGGCTTCTTCCTCTGGCTGGCGGAGAACATCAGCACCTTCTTCAAGCTGTGGGCCTATCCGAACCAACTGGGCGCCTGGTCGGCCGTCCACCTGGGCAAATGGAGCTCATGGTCGCTGCTGGTCATCATGACCTTCACCATCGTGATCAATCTCAAGCACATCAAGTCCCACGTGCACGTGGCGCGCGATTGA
- a CDS encoding arabinose transporter, with amino-acid sequence MIRKPSQDSPHTARHAAARAAHAPAGAGVALTLLPITLAVFIGFLTIGMQLPVLPLHLHETLGMGTLVVGLVVGAQFAAALLSRSWAGNFADMRGAKRAVATGLLTASASGLAYLVSLAFVAQPALSVWILVAGRMLLALGESLIVTGAMGWGIGLVGPQNAGKVMAWNGIAMYGAFALGAPLGVATNGYCGFAGIGAGTVLIPLLALAVIVPARAVAPTSHRRMPFYKVLGAVWQPGVGLALSSVGFGVITAFISLLFAAREWGDASLAFTTFGVAFIGARIFFGHLPDKIGGARVALVCVLIEAVGQLAIWGADTSAVAYLGAALTGFGYSLAFPGFGVEAVRRAPPQTRGLAMGAYVAFLDISLGVTSPLAGALAGAYGIGTVYLASAAAVGLSFLAALSLLTAKVREARHA; translated from the coding sequence ATGATCCGCAAACCCTCGCAAGACTCGCCGCATACCGCGCGGCATGCCGCGGCGCGCGCCGCGCACGCGCCTGCCGGCGCCGGCGTGGCCCTGACGCTCCTGCCCATTACCCTGGCCGTCTTCATCGGCTTCCTCACCATCGGCATGCAACTGCCGGTATTGCCCTTGCACCTGCACGAGACGCTGGGCATGGGGACGCTGGTCGTCGGCCTGGTGGTCGGCGCGCAATTCGCCGCGGCGCTGCTGTCGCGCTCCTGGGCCGGCAATTTCGCCGACATGCGCGGCGCCAAGCGGGCCGTCGCCACCGGGCTGCTGACGGCATCCGCCTCCGGCCTGGCCTATCTGGTCTCGCTCGCCTTCGTGGCGCAGCCGGCGTTGTCCGTGTGGATACTGGTGGCGGGCCGCATGCTGCTCGCGCTCGGCGAAAGCCTCATCGTCACCGGCGCGATGGGCTGGGGCATCGGCCTGGTGGGACCTCAAAACGCCGGCAAGGTCATGGCCTGGAACGGCATCGCTATGTATGGCGCCTTCGCCCTGGGCGCGCCGCTGGGCGTGGCCACGAACGGTTATTGCGGCTTCGCCGGCATCGGCGCCGGCACGGTGCTCATTCCGCTGCTGGCCCTGGCCGTCATCGTGCCGGCCAGGGCCGTCGCGCCCACCTCCCACCGGCGCATGCCGTTCTACAAGGTGCTGGGCGCCGTGTGGCAGCCCGGCGTGGGCCTGGCCTTGTCCAGCGTGGGCTTCGGCGTCATCACCGCCTTCATCTCGCTCCTGTTCGCCGCCCGCGAATGGGGCGACGCCTCGCTGGCCTTCACGACCTTCGGCGTGGCCTTCATCGGCGCGCGCATCTTCTTCGGGCACCTGCCCGACAAGATCGGCGGGGCGCGCGTGGCGTTGGTGTGCGTGCTCATCGAAGCCGTCGGCCAACTGGCGATCTGGGGCGCCGATACGTCCGCCGTCGCCTATCTGGGCGCGGCGTTGACGGGGTTCGGCTATTCGCTGGCCTTTCCCGGCTTCGGCGTCGAGGCGGTGCGCCGCGCGCCGCCGCAGACCCGCGGCCTGGCCATGGGCGCCTACGTGGCGTTCCTGGACATCTCCCTGGGCGTCACCAGTCCGCTGGCCGGCGCGCTGGCGGGCGCCTACGGCATCGGCACGGTCTACCTGGCGTCGGCCGCCGCGGTCGGCCTGTCCTTCCTGGCCGCCTTGTCCTTGTTGACGGCGAAAGTGCGGGAAGCGCGCCATGCCTGA
- a CDS encoding glutathione S-transferase — protein MKFELIGMLDSPYVRRVAISMQIMGLPYVHRAISVFRGYDAFKAINPVVKAPTLVTGDGQVLTDSSLILQYLETLVPEARRLVPEDPESRLPVLRLTGLALVACEKAVQIAYENNLRPEDKRHQPWIDRVESQLRAAFDEIEGDLRDSPLVWAKKAGVAPVELDGVSVAVAWHFTQRMLPGLIDPADYPLQAAWSALAEAQEPFKAAPYTS, from the coding sequence ATGAAATTCGAACTGATAGGTATGCTGGACTCGCCCTACGTCAGGCGGGTCGCCATTTCCATGCAGATCATGGGACTGCCCTATGTCCACCGTGCGATTTCGGTATTTCGCGGGTACGACGCCTTCAAGGCCATCAACCCGGTGGTGAAGGCCCCCACGCTGGTGACCGGGGACGGGCAGGTGCTGACGGATTCGTCGCTGATCCTGCAATACCTGGAGACGCTGGTTCCCGAGGCGCGGCGGCTGGTCCCCGAGGATCCGGAGTCCCGGCTGCCCGTCCTGCGCTTGACCGGCCTGGCCCTGGTGGCCTGCGAGAAGGCGGTGCAGATCGCCTACGAGAACAATCTGCGCCCCGAGGATAAGCGGCACCAGCCCTGGATAGACCGGGTCGAGAGCCAGTTGAGGGCGGCCTTCGACGAGATCGAGGGCGATTTGCGCGACTCGCCCCTGGTCTGGGCGAAGAAGGCGGGCGTGGCGCCCGTGGAGCTGGACGGCGTCAGCGTCGCCGTGGCCTGGCACTTCACCCAGCGGATGCTGCCGGGACTGATCGACCCCGCGGACTATCCGCTGCAGGCCGCCTGGTCGGCGCTGGCGGAAGCGCAGGAACCGTTCAAGGCCGCGCCCTATACGTCCTGA
- a CDS encoding IclR family transcriptional regulator, whose amino-acid sequence MSEVKLVARTLDLFECYARQGEALSLTELSQALGAPMSSTLALVRTLVARGYLYQTRKRTYYPTKKLMGICSAIDTQDPVLDILRPYLARLRDESGETAVLGTREESQVIYLDCAHSLQAIRYTAQAGEARALHSNSLGKALLSALGEEELESVLDKLEMKALTDKTLTGKKALLKDLALSRERGWAANIAESVADLAAIAAPPFPWAERAMPCPSWGRSPACRRPGTGTWPS is encoded by the coding sequence ATGTCGGAAGTGAAACTCGTCGCCCGCACCCTCGATCTGTTCGAGTGCTACGCGCGCCAGGGCGAGGCCTTGTCCCTGACGGAGCTCTCACAGGCGCTCGGCGCGCCCATGTCCAGCACCCTGGCGCTGGTCCGCACCCTGGTGGCGCGCGGCTACCTGTACCAGACGCGCAAGCGCACCTATTACCCGACGAAGAAGCTGATGGGCATCTGCTCGGCCATCGATACGCAGGATCCCGTCCTCGACATCCTGCGGCCCTACCTGGCGCGGCTGCGGGATGAAAGCGGTGAAACCGCGGTATTGGGAACGCGCGAGGAATCGCAGGTCATCTACCTGGACTGCGCGCACTCGCTCCAGGCCATCCGCTACACGGCCCAGGCCGGCGAGGCCCGCGCCCTGCATTCGAACTCCCTGGGCAAGGCCTTGCTGTCCGCCCTGGGCGAGGAGGAATTGGAGAGCGTCCTGGACAAGCTGGAAATGAAGGCCCTCACCGACAAGACGCTGACCGGCAAGAAAGCCCTGCTCAAGGACCTGGCGCTGTCGCGCGAGCGCGGCTGGGCGGCGAATATCGCGGAGAGCGTCGCCGACCTGGCGGCCATCGCCGCGCCCCCTTTTCCATGGGCGGAAAGGGCTATGCCCTGTCCATCGTGGGGCCGATCGCCCGCATGCAGGCGTCCTGGGACCGGCACGTGGCCGTCCTGA
- a CDS encoding thiamine pyrophosphate-binding protein, which produces MSKYLVGHLVADFLAHNGVDTVFGIISVHNIPIMDGLTLNKTIRMVMTRGETGAAHMADGLARAGGKVGVVISSTGPGASNAVPGLVEARFAGTPLLHITGQSATAHIGRDTGAVHDVPDQLGMLGAVSKKAYRVHAADEALDVLKQAWTEALTAPAGPVSVEIPIDIQRSPVDRPADARAWRAPAAPVAQPAEDDVDRLARALRAARRPMIWAGGGARDAGKELAALLDMGMGMVTSWNGHGAVSDDHPANLGGMNGPGSPAVEALYEQADLLLVVGSRLRGHETLDHKLKLPAHRARIDADPAAQARGYPCELFVHGAAAVTLRRLLDRLREQPPQVDPAFTRAVRDAKPRAIEDFKQTLGPYAGFAAQLRAAMPADAVFARDITLSNSTWGHRLFPLHDQRQNIYPVGAGIGQGLQLGIGAAIGEKGRKVVALTGDGGFFFNMTELWTAVQESADIVIIVMNDGGYGVIKHMQDAMCEGRYAHSTLLAPDLLKLAGLAGIPAWRVSRAEDFGATARQAIGTRGPTLVEVDMHAIGPFPPYYPYSAMIDAAKARRIVRH; this is translated from the coding sequence ATGTCGAAATACCTGGTTGGCCATCTGGTGGCGGACTTTCTTGCGCATAACGGTGTCGACACCGTTTTCGGCATCATCTCCGTCCACAACATCCCCATCATGGACGGCCTGACGCTGAACAAGACGATCCGCATGGTGATGACGCGCGGCGAGACCGGCGCCGCGCATATGGCCGACGGGCTGGCGCGGGCCGGCGGCAAGGTCGGGGTGGTCATCAGCAGCACCGGGCCCGGGGCGTCGAATGCCGTGCCCGGCCTGGTCGAGGCAAGATTCGCCGGCACGCCCCTGCTGCACATCACGGGGCAGAGCGCCACCGCGCACATCGGCCGCGACACCGGGGCGGTGCATGACGTCCCGGATCAACTGGGCATGCTCGGCGCCGTCAGCAAGAAGGCCTATCGGGTGCATGCCGCCGATGAGGCGCTGGACGTCCTCAAGCAGGCATGGACGGAGGCGCTGACCGCGCCGGCCGGTCCGGTCAGCGTCGAGATTCCCATCGATATCCAGCGCAGCCCGGTCGATCGGCCGGCGGACGCGCGGGCCTGGCGGGCGCCGGCGGCGCCCGTCGCGCAACCCGCCGAAGACGACGTGGACCGCCTGGCGCGCGCCCTCCGCGCCGCGCGCCGTCCCATGATCTGGGCCGGCGGCGGCGCCCGCGACGCCGGCAAGGAACTGGCCGCGCTGCTCGACATGGGCATGGGGATGGTCACGAGCTGGAACGGGCACGGCGCGGTCAGCGACGATCATCCCGCCAACCTGGGCGGGATGAACGGGCCGGGCAGTCCCGCCGTCGAGGCGCTGTACGAACAGGCCGACCTGCTGCTGGTCGTCGGGTCGCGGCTGCGGGGACACGAGACGCTGGATCACAAGCTGAAGCTGCCCGCCCATCGCGCCAGGATAGACGCCGACCCCGCGGCGCAGGCGCGCGGCTATCCGTGCGAGCTTTTCGTGCACGGCGCCGCGGCCGTGACCTTGCGGCGGTTGCTCGACCGCCTGCGCGAACAGCCCCCGCAGGTCGATCCCGCCTTCACCCGGGCCGTGCGCGACGCCAAGCCGCGCGCCATCGAGGACTTCAAGCAGACCCTGGGGCCCTATGCCGGCTTCGCGGCCCAGCTACGCGCCGCCATGCCCGCCGACGCCGTGTTCGCGCGCGACATCACGCTGAGCAACAGCACCTGGGGGCACCGTCTTTTTCCGCTGCACGACCAGCGGCAGAACATCTATCCCGTCGGCGCCGGCATCGGGCAGGGGCTGCAACTGGGCATCGGCGCGGCCATCGGCGAGAAGGGCCGCAAGGTGGTGGCGCTGACGGGAGACGGCGGCTTCTTCTTCAACATGACCGAACTGTGGACGGCCGTGCAGGAGTCGGCCGATATCGTGATCATCGTCATGAACGACGGCGGCTACGGCGTCATCAAGCACATGCAGGACGCGATGTGCGAGGGCCGCTACGCGCACAGCACCCTGCTCGCGCCGGACCTGCTGAAGCTGGCCGGACTCGCCGGCATCCCCGCCTGGCGCGTGAGCCGCGCGGAGGATTTCGGCGCCACGGCGCGGCAGGCGATAGGCACCCGGGGCCCGACGCTGGTGGAAGTCGATATGCACGCCATCGGGCCGTTTCCACCTTATTACCCCTATTCGGCGATGATCGACGCCGCCAAGGCGCGGAGAATCGTTCGCCATTGA
- a CDS encoding acyl-CoA dehydrogenase family protein: MDFRLSDDQEQIKAAIERLCEPFDDDYWFKRDKEGGFPVEFHQALAQAGWLGIAMPQEYGGAGLGITEAALMMHTIAATGAGLSGASAVHMNIFGLHPVVVFGNEAQKQRWLPPLIAGKDKACFGVTEPNTGLNTLKLKTRAVRNGDHYVVTGQKVWISTAQVANKILLLARTKPVEECKGSEGLSLFYTDLDRSAVEVHEIEKMGRKCVDSNQLFIDNLRIPVEDRIGEEGKGFSYILHGLNPERILIASEAVGLGRAALRRAAKYANEREVFDRPIGKNQGIQHPLARSWMELEAAHLMVQKAAWLYDQKEPCGAEANSAKFLGAEACYTACENAIFTHGGMGYAKEYHVERYLREAWIPRLAPVSPQMIMSFIAEKALGLPKSY, encoded by the coding sequence ATGGATTTCCGTCTGAGCGACGACCAAGAGCAGATCAAGGCAGCCATCGAACGCTTGTGCGAGCCCTTCGACGACGACTACTGGTTCAAGAGGGACAAGGAAGGCGGCTTTCCCGTCGAATTCCACCAGGCACTGGCCCAGGCCGGCTGGCTGGGCATCGCCATGCCGCAGGAATACGGCGGCGCGGGGCTGGGCATCACCGAGGCGGCCTTGATGATGCACACCATCGCCGCGACCGGCGCCGGCCTGTCCGGCGCCTCGGCGGTGCACATGAACATCTTCGGCCTGCACCCGGTGGTCGTCTTCGGGAACGAAGCGCAGAAGCAGCGGTGGCTGCCGCCGCTGATCGCGGGCAAGGACAAGGCCTGCTTCGGCGTCACCGAGCCGAATACCGGCCTGAACACCCTGAAGCTGAAGACCCGCGCCGTGCGCAACGGCGACCACTACGTCGTCACGGGGCAGAAGGTGTGGATCTCGACCGCGCAGGTGGCCAACAAGATCCTGCTGCTGGCGCGCACCAAGCCCGTCGAGGAATGCAAGGGCAGCGAAGGGCTGAGCCTGTTCTACACCGACCTGGACCGCAGCGCCGTCGAGGTCCACGAGATAGAGAAGATGGGCCGCAAGTGCGTGGATTCGAACCAGTTGTTCATCGACAACCTGCGCATTCCGGTCGAGGACCGCATCGGCGAGGAGGGCAAGGGCTTCAGCTATATCCTGCACGGCCTGAACCCGGAGCGCATTCTCATCGCCTCGGAGGCCGTCGGCCTGGGCCGGGCGGCCTTGCGCCGCGCCGCCAAGTACGCCAACGAGCGCGAGGTGTTCGACCGCCCGATCGGCAAGAACCAGGGGATCCAGCATCCGCTGGCGCGCTCGTGGATGGAGCTGGAAGCCGCGCACCTCATGGTGCAGAAGGCGGCCTGGCTGTACGACCAGAAGGAGCCTTGCGGCGCGGAGGCCAACAGCGCCAAGTTCCTGGGCGCGGAGGCCTGCTACACGGCGTGCGAGAACGCCATCTTCACGCATGGCGGCATGGGCTACGCGAAGGAATACCACGTCGAGCGCTATCTGCGCGAGGCGTGGATTCCGCGCCTGGCGCCGGTGAGCCCGCAGATGATCATGAGCTTCATTGCGGAAAAGGCGCTGGGCCTGCCGAAGTCGTACTAG
- a CDS encoding SDR family oxidoreductase, whose protein sequence is MRVFVTGATGFIGSAVVKELIGNGHDVLGLTRSDAGARALAAAGAQAHRGDLEDLDSLRAGAAGADGVIHCAFDHDFSNFVANCEKDQRAIEALGSALRGSDRPLVITSGTAMGNPAPGQPATEDVFDAGHANPRRLSELAGAALAADGVNVAVMRLPQVHDPVKQGLITYAVGIAREKGVSAYVGAGLNRYPAAHVLDVARLYRLAVEKGQPGARYHAVAEEGVSFREIAEVIGRVLKLPTVSIAPEAAQAHFGWMAMFAGLDMPASSARTQAALGWRPTGPKLLADLAQLRLEAA, encoded by the coding sequence ATGCGTGTCTTCGTTACCGGCGCCACCGGCTTCATCGGCTCGGCCGTCGTCAAGGAACTCATCGGCAACGGCCACGACGTGCTGGGGCTGACGCGATCCGATGCCGGCGCCCGGGCGCTCGCCGCCGCGGGGGCCCAGGCGCATCGCGGCGACCTCGAGGACCTGGACAGCCTGCGCGCCGGCGCCGCCGGGGCCGACGGCGTCATCCACTGCGCCTTCGACCACGATTTCTCGAACTTCGTGGCCAATTGCGAAAAAGACCAGCGCGCCATCGAGGCCCTGGGCAGCGCGCTGCGCGGCTCGGACCGCCCCCTCGTCATCACCTCCGGCACCGCCATGGGCAATCCCGCGCCCGGCCAGCCCGCGACGGAAGACGTCTTCGATGCCGGGCATGCGAACCCGCGCAGGCTGTCGGAACTGGCCGGCGCGGCGCTGGCCGCGGACGGGGTCAACGTCGCGGTCATGCGCCTGCCCCAGGTCCACGACCCGGTCAAGCAGGGCCTGATCACCTATGCCGTGGGCATCGCCCGGGAAAAAGGCGTCTCCGCGTACGTCGGCGCGGGCCTGAACCGCTACCCCGCCGCGCACGTGCTGGACGTCGCGCGCCTCTACCGGCTCGCGGTCGAAAAGGGCCAGCCGGGCGCCCGCTATCACGCCGTCGCCGAGGAAGGCGTGTCCTTCCGCGAGATCGCCGAGGTCATCGGGCGCGTGCTGAAGCTGCCCACCGTCTCGATCGCGCCGGAGGCGGCGCAGGCGCATTTCGGCTGGATGGCGATGTTCGCCGGCCTGGACATGCCGGCCTCCAGCGCCAGGACGCAGGCGGCGCTGGGCTGGCGTCCGACCGGCCCCAAGCTGCTCGCCGACCTCGCGCAATTGCGCCTGGAAGCGGCCTGA
- a CDS encoding MgtC/SapB family protein, translated as MNMPLTPTWPDIALRLLLTMLAGAVIGFNREARGHAAGLRTTMLVCLTAAVAMLQANILLPLSGKTPSSFAVMDLMRLPLGILTGVGFIGGGAILRKGDLVTGVTTAATLWVVTVIGLCFGGGQWLLGICATVLAVLTLWMLKRVDLSIPHERWARVTLVARGEDDVLQRFPRLVRQRDGQAHFDRQQRIAGAADVEYDFRICWRQRQRQDMSIEWLKLLRSHYDVKTFDLTSEEVR; from the coding sequence ATGAACATGCCTCTTACGCCCACCTGGCCCGACATCGCCCTGCGCCTGCTGCTGACCATGCTGGCGGGCGCGGTGATCGGCTTCAATCGCGAGGCGCGCGGCCACGCCGCCGGCCTGCGCACCACCATGCTCGTCTGCCTGACCGCCGCCGTGGCCATGCTGCAGGCCAATATATTGCTGCCCTTGTCCGGCAAGACGCCGTCCTCCTTCGCCGTCATGGACCTGATGCGCCTGCCGCTGGGCATCCTCACCGGTGTCGGCTTCATCGGCGGCGGCGCGATCCTGAGGAAAGGCGACCTGGTGACCGGCGTCACCACGGCCGCCACGCTGTGGGTGGTCACCGTCATCGGCCTGTGCTTCGGCGGCGGCCAGTGGCTCCTGGGCATATGCGCGACGGTGCTGGCGGTGCTGACCCTGTGGATGCTGAAGCGCGTCGACCTGTCCATCCCGCACGAGCGCTGGGCGCGCGTGACGCTCGTCGCCAGAGGCGAAGACGATGTCCTGCAGCGTTTCCCGCGGCTGGTGCGGCAACGAGACGGCCAAGCCCATTTCGACCGCCAGCAACGCATCGCCGGCGCCGCCGACGTCGAATACGACTTCCGCATCTGCTGGCGCCAGCGGCAGCGGCAGGACATGTCCATCGAATGGCTGAAACTGCTCCGCTCGCACTACGACGTCAAGACCTTCGACCTGACCAGCGAGGAAGTGCGCTAG